From Bombina bombina isolate aBomBom1 chromosome 1, aBomBom1.pri, whole genome shotgun sequence:
tgaattagcagcaatgtactactgagaggtAGCTGAACCAAGTCAGGTGAGCCAGTAAGAAAAGGCGTACATGTCCAGTCACCAatcggcaactagctcccagtagtgcattgctgctcctgagcctatgtatACCTTTATACAAAGAgttcaaagcaaattagataactgaaatatattggaaagttgtttaattaaaattgtatgctgtatctgaatcgtgaaagaaaaaaattgagtttcatatcaaTTTAACATAACCATAATTAGTCTGTatcgtaatttttttttgtaactttggatTGGAGAACATCCAGATGTTTAAATGATTTTATTATTCTTTCCATATTAGGTTCCCTTTGTTTTCTTCTGAAAGGGCCCAGACAGCCAATCAAAATAGAGTCCCTCAAGGTGAAAGTTGACTTTCTGAAGGTGCCTTTTGGCCTGAAGAAGCCAGTGCTGAAAGAAGCGGCTGCTGTTTTGGCTTCTGTACCTGGGTCCGGGAGACCCAAAACCGTAAACGTGGATCGTCACAAAAGCAGATACTCTGAAAACATGGACAACGAGTCCCAGTACTCTGGTTACTCGTACAAATCTGGGCATTCTAGGAGTTCACGCAAACACAGGTGGCAATCCCAATGATCTAACAATTCTTTGCTTTTATATTTCAGCAAAGGAATCTATTTGTGTGCTCTTTCATGAAGATTGTTAATACTGTATTATCATTATGTCTGTCCCTTTCCATGAATTGCAGAGTAATGCCCTCTCTCATTCAGTtaaagtaaacaccttgacatttttatataaaatgtttagtttagcATACCGAAGCAACTCTCATTATTTTGCCCTTTCATGTATTTTAGCTATACaatttgagcaatttctaattcttggaacttgaaatgcaccctgctgatgtTTTAAGGCTAATGctgctactaatatatatataatttgacttatcagataactgcaaaacaatgcattttttttactaactttattacagtagttagccttgttgtctgtggactacagcccagattgtctccttcaaataaggcaaattgtgggtggagtttggctgttgataaataattacagtaaaaagaatgttaatttgctttagaaaccttaAGGCTTGGCTTATATGTTCAATAGAAAtgcaacagaaatgtcttgaaattaagaggtttactgtccttttaatgaaggcatctaatgtaatatatatatatatatatatatatatatatatatatatatatatatatatatatatatatatatatatatatatatatatatatatatatatattatatattatagaaaAAAGAGAGCACACTCCAATGGGACCTCGGTAATATCTCACATTTATTAGTGAGCGTTTTCGGACTAATAATGGTCCGTCGTCCTACACTTtttttttgtctgaggacggactatTGTTAGTCCGAAAAACGTTCACTAATAAAAGTGAGATATTGTTAccgaggatatatatatatttatatgtgtgtgtgtgtgtgtgtgtgtgtgttagagctgggcgatatgggcaaaaaaaaattgtgatttttttttttttgaaaaaaaaattgtgatttaatcgcgattttcttataaatgaccataacaccttcattttgcattctaaagtttatttaacactacagaatcttaatgtacatgtttctcaatgtccaatacactcttggaacaTAAAAATGCAAAccactaaatagttaaaataaaatttgctgcagtaggggtgggggctgctcctttcagaaatgctgtgccttgctgatatcaaatacattgtagatgcagttaagttaaccaagcagcagaggggactgcagttttttagcctttttggcagccgtggggttaactgcatctgctatgtatttgagccgtttctcagagagcaggagattgtatgggaggttccataatgtctacataccctaagtttcagactgcagatgtccctagggggaaatataagtaagtggctttctctctttttcatgggctctgcttttatacttctagattgatcggctgctactgagatcagaaagtgaaagtaaaacagccattttacaaatgtgttctaaatgcaaccactagatggagctgatttgcaagaaatcacaaataaatcaatgccttacagctacttctgaggatttttttatttaggaaaaaaatagcgactctcgcggttttaaaattgcgtcgattaatcacggttttaaattgcatatgcgtttaatcgtgcagccctagtgtgtatgtatttgtgtgtgtgtgtgtatatgtatatatatatatatatatatataatgtgtgtgtgtgtacatacacacacacacacacacatgtacgtacgtacgtatagtatatctataaagtaagtggGGGGGCAGGAAGCATCACATCAGTGTCACGGCACATATCGCCATTGCCGCCATTTTATTTGTCTCATGGTTTGTTGCTCCCCTCCCGAGGTGTGTACAGACATGAAAGGTGGTGGACTTGCAGAGCTATTTTCTTTGGCCTATTCAGTTTGGTAttcattctctcccccccctccccaccaATATGTCTGAAGAAGACTACAATCAGTTGACAACAAATTAACACCCTtagtacaaacaaaataaatatttagaatatCTCAAATGCTATTTATAGGATAACATTGACAACTTTTTAGTGTTCCCCTAGTTTAGAGGGAAGATTTAAATTAATTTCAAAAACAATGTTTAAGTTAATAAAATATTTCtatctatttttttaatgtaatttctttttattttgcagAGATCGCAGAGACCGGCATCGTTCCAAAAGCCGGGAAGGAAGTCGGACTGACAAGTCGGTCACTATCCAGGCTCCTGGAGAACCTCTGTTGGATAATGAATCCACAAGAGGTGAAGAGCGGGTACGTTTTTAATGACTTTTGAACCATCTCTTTAAATAGatggatattttttattaaatctatttcattCTATGTTTTAAGAACAGAATGTTTACTCATAGCCAACTTACCCtagcctttttaaagggacataaacccatttttttttcattcatgattcagatagagcacacaattttaaacaacttttcaatttacttctgttatcaaattgtcttggttttcttgttatcctttgttaaaaagtaaggatgtaagctcagaagtgtgcatgtgtctgtagcactatattacagcagttttgtaacaatgttataaattagcaggagcactagatggcagcactatttcctgttatgtagtgcttcaggcacatgcacgctacatacctaggtatctcttcaacaaagaatatcatgaaggaagcaaatttgataatagaagtaaattggaaactttttttaaaattgtaatctctatctgaataatgagagaaatattttgggtttaatgtccctttaataactcaaATTAATCTTGTCCACCTCAAACAAAAATGGCATTTCTATGATTGTTTTTCCTTTTCCACAGTTCCAGCCCTGAATATCCTTCTACAAATGCTAGTAAACGTTTACCATAGTTTTTATACTATACCCACTTGAAATGTTGGTTTTGCGGTTAGCAGACCAAGGCATTCCTGAAAGaggttaatgtttaaaaaaaaaaaaaaaataataaaaatgactcAACTTTAATTAATGGGACTTTTGGAACTTCACTCCAAACCATAGAATTATTCCCTAATGAGGTTCATTGGGTTAATCCTATCTATATATGCTGATCTGGGTTTCGTGGATTTTGTTATATGCAACACCCAAGGCTCTTTTACCGCAAATACATTAGCCTGCAGTATATGAATGTCTGCCAATTCCTCTGGGTAATTATTTTCCATGGGTGTCTGCAGAGATAATTAATAGGAGAGCTTATTGATTCCTGCATCATTTATCTGCATTCAGTCTCCATTCTAAGAGTCATCAATGCCATAGTGCAGCATTTAGCGGTTATCGTTACTCAGTTGGGTGTGTAAACGAGATGTGCACTCTGCAATGGTTTTCTTGGACGCTAGCCAGATGGAATATAGAGGCTgatctaggtttagtttttaatagATTGTATACACAATAATAGCTAACACTTTGTGATTGGTTACTGGTGATGTCACTGTTGCCTAGACTTGTTAAGGacagaggtttttttttctaacataagTACCTAGGGAGGGTTTAGATTTCATGTTTAAATGCCAAGAAAATGTCTAAACAGTGTCATCATAAATTTGTTTTCCCAATACGTTTTGGGTAAATTGACAGTGGAAAGGTATGAAAAACAattaaaagaagatttttttttcttgcttgtctttaaACTAAGTCTTATTATAAGCATGTTGTCTTCTAAACATTCGTAAACGTTTCTCTtgtctttttaaccctttgagacTTAAGAAGCTTCTTAGTGACTACTGCTATTTATATTGTAAACTCTTCTAGCCATGTTCCCTAGAGAGGCTGGAAATTGAATTGTGTTCTTTAGTATGAAGCAAGTTGTCTGACGCTACTTCATACCACAaactgattgcttagagcagtgtggATGCTCATTTACAGCTAGCCCTAATTTGTCACAATCAAGGGAGATAAGCTGAACTTGCACATTGTTCTAACAATTAAAAATTTTAAATGCCACAAGACATTTTCAGTGTAGATAGTTTTCAGTTAATTGCCTTATTGCAGATATATACTATGCAACAGACTTTAATGTTCCATTTCACTTATAGAATAGAGCAATATGTCCTAGCATTGTGTTGCTTTGGTGCACccatggaatttttttaaaaaaatatcttatttGTAATTATAGGgtagagtaaattaaaaaaagaacatgTTGGGTAAGACTGACTTCTTTTTCCCCCCCATCTTAACAGGATGACAACTGGGGGGAAACGACTACAGTGGTCACAGGGACATCTGAACACAGCATCTCACATGATGACATTACTCGCATTACTAAGGACATGGAGGATAGTGCCAACTTGGACTGCTCACGGCACCTTGGAGTCATAATCGGAGGAGCTCTAGCTCTTCTTTCCTTCCTGACTCCTATTGCCTTTATGTTGCTGCCCCAGATCCTTTGGCGGAATAGTTTGGAACCTTGTGGCACAGCGTGTGAGGGTCTGTTTATATCTGTGGCCTTCAAACTTCTCATTCTCCTCCTGGGTAGTTGGGCACTCTTTTTCCGTCGCCCCAAAGCATTTTTCCCACGGGTGTTTGTCTTCCGAGCGCTACTCATGGTGCTTGTCTTCCTGCTGGTGGTGTCGTACTGGCTTTTTTATGGAGTCCGCATCCTAGAGCCAGAGGAGAAGAATTACCAAGGGATTGTACAATTTGCTGTTTCCCTAGTGGATGCATTACTCTTTGTCCACTATCTTGCTGTGGTGCTTTTGGAATTGAGGCAGCTCCAGCCTCAGTTCACCATCAAAGTAGTGAGGTCAACTGATGGAGCAAGCCGATTCTACAATATTGGTCACTTAAGGTGAGTAAAGCAGTTAATGCATCATAGACCAGAAGAATTGTAGATTATGATATCTTACAATGCAGATTATCCTTTAAATATGTCTTCAATATATGATTGCTGTATATgtggttattttatatttaaaccataaaaaaaattggACATTTTCAGTATGCCCAATGAAACATACATCATGTCATAGGTAAGTGTCATATCTTTAAAATAGCTGTCTCATAATCTTTTGGAGTTTTAATAAATGCCGGGTATAATTTATAGGAATGTATAACATTAACATTTTTTATGATTGTGCTACATAATTCATATTGTAAAAACATGGTGAATGATAGTCATTGGAGAGAATTAGTAAGGGAACCTGATTTTTCATGGTGGATATGCTAGCATCATTTCTCTGCAATAGGATAGCTGGAAAATGAGCATCCATACTTCTTAAAAGACTTTTCAGACCCTTAATGCATCTTGGCTTGCAGATGAAgttaagttttataatattttaaaaattctaagATCAGTTCTTAGAAGTCACTGCATAACACATTATGAAATTTGAgtactttttttttctatattatttatttgtacttctTGCTGGAAACTTAAATGTCAGGTTTTAATGATTACTGGGCATCTCCAATTCTAGGTGAGTGTAATCtgattttatttctccaacattggtgtgtccggtccacggcgtcatccataacttgtgggaatattctcttccccaacaggaaatggcaaagagcacagcaaaagctgtccatatagcccctcctcaggctccgcccccccagtcattctctttgccgctctgaacaagtagcatctccacggagatggtgaagagtatgtggtgtttagttgtttgttgtttattctggtaagaggagaggtcaaaaagctactgctacctctctttctttctggctgaaaagcattatccgattggcttatgagactgccggacggcagcctcctgaacgaatcacagctcactctactagggctgtggcttccacatgggcctacaagaacgaggcttctgttgatcagatatgtaaggcagcgacttggtcttctctgcacacttttgccaaattctacaaatttgatacttatgcttcttcggaggctatttttgggagagaggttttgcaagccgtggtgccttccatttaggtaacctgatttgctccctcccttcatccgtgtcctaaagctttggtattggttcccacaagtaatggatgacgccgtggaccggacacaccaatgttggagaaaacagaatttatgcttacctgataaattactttctccaacggtgtgtccggtccacggcccgccctggttttctaatcaggtttgaaaaatgtctttctttatacactacagtcaccacggcaccctatagtttctcctttttttctcctaaccgtcggtcgaatgactggggggcggagcctgaggaggggctatatggacagcttttgctgtgctctttgccatttcctttgccatttcctgttggggaagagaatattcccacaagtaatggatgacgccgtggaccggacacataagcataaattctgttttttggggaaaatctgattaaagggacagtacactgtaaaatttgtTTTTTCCTTTAATATATTTCCAATGATTTTATAGCAGCAGAAGAGTATTAAACGTATGAAAAATTGCTTCTTTAGATACAATTGTGTATATGGGATAGCTGTTTTTGTTATTTGATACCACAGTACATCAAAACGGGTTGAGGTTGAAGACCTCCTTCTGTTATCACTTTCTTTACACAGAAATGCTTATCTACGTTTGTATACCATGTCCCAAtgcttaggccctgatattcaaaacttctctgctcaggcaagatccTCCAGCACTGCTAGTTCTCtagggattttacaaattctgattatgccatCACAGTTTATGTGtatcttcacagtttctgtgttactttaacaaattaggctcatactttgtatatttatttgtatcaaaaattacattgcactttgcatgtcttttatgtctctttatttaaattaaaacttgaAAACGGTCAGCTTCAGTTTTCCAGAGAGGGTAATTTCTTTCTATTGGCTAGATAataaaacattctctagtttggagagatatTATAGTGCACAGGGGCATAACTCCTCGTTTTCTAAAACATGGAAGAAAccaggaaatcccagagagatgtcttccatagaaagtaacatagctatctgggatacaaaatttcacatggggagTGTCACGGATACCacacagctaaggctaccccccacccccctacaacctcacccctgttgtttctcagtggttttgggctcctcagagcaaccacaatctctggaagcttttggttgcatggttttgtgttgctctcaggctgtccaggctcctggaactcccagtcggctgcaggacacccactaactttactcctggtcgctccagcaaccatatgccccagagctctgctcttttggggattagtagcccctacggaggacaagaggtgggagaattaccggaggggagctcctttggaaacCTGgcgttttggacacccctaaccccataacttcaatggactgtaactccggtccccagtaatgaataatgctgatttttggactgtgaaatctggggaccgagagctttaacatgaagtgccgccgctccaccaggatcatcccgaaaccgccacccctaggtattgagattatgtgggactgtggctcctatggaggcgcgccggtcagtctggaggggcgggaatggtgggaaattTGTGGGAttatcctttgtgttatcaagatgagctgtgtgtataaaaggagtgtacaATAAAGTcggttcctgtttaacctgaatgctatttatttgggtttgctccaacTAAAAttactttcctgagctacatagcagcctgttccaggcagaggaaggacacgctggaaggctacctagtctgggtagctggagtctgccatagggtgggaccctgagtactggtgctgtcaggcatcaggggtggctacaggctgtggtcacttgccagctacatagctgcagttggcagggaggaagcaggaccccttttggcggagctacccagtcagggtagccgaggtatccgtcacattggctggcagcggtaagatctgcttctttcacacagtttctgctgacagaagagacgtaccacagtagccggtaaatatggaggcagaattGCTAggaagagtacaaaagatgctgaccggaagaaatgatccttgttcggaacagaacgttctggcatggaggaaccttgccctccgagacctctggtgggaggctctgcaacaggagcatgaaaatggaaaggtcctccccacgaatgacacgagattccgggttcggtggaccgtgagacttcctttcctgggagaacagccaaagaaggaatggctagctgttctacatagactggtccagcaagagatgtgggtggaggacggctatcgggccctccaatggctcgctatgcaagcgcagccatggctggaggaaggctcccccacagagggtttTGGCTTCTgcggccctggattgctgtttacaaaaaggacagaggacccacagtttgggagtgagatagaccagggtctggaggatatctctgggctccaagaggaactgctggttCTCTTGGAGGAggcctggctgctggacgatctggattttataattgaccaggaagaggcactggtcaaggaatacaacaggctgctggatctcgctaagaaGCGTACCAGGGGCATAcggatctggggtgcagccctctgggattcatggagctcgactgtggaggagtggcagcaaagaaaaagggaaccagggctgctggatccttatcagcagtctggctctgagcttatagacttggacaagggagccaccccagcagaagtgctgacaacagggcagagagccgccaacctctgcccagcacctgtaacagctccaggaaacctgtgagtggaggtagtcgtcctccctccccttacaaagaaccccttgcaggtagacatggatgtcaataactctccccagcagcagaaccccttcccgggagaggagacagtcagtctctctccctagTGGCTgaaccatcccctgggagcggaggtagtcgtcctcattccccgtaaacagaaccccttcctgggagaggaggcagtcggtctctctctccagcgacagagccaggagccgggagaggagacagtcggtctctctccccagtggcagagccatcccctgggagcggaggtactcgtcctccctccccttacagagaaacgggtatcgatatctctccccagcggacgaatcccatggagcggaggtagcagacctccctccccagcggttgaTCTCCTCGGGAGAAGAGACCGacagactctcccctcagtagcttggcagggtctctacccttttcttgtcccggagtatttctcaccgagGGCAGGCGTTGcgttgggcaaggaggataaaagtgtatacagttggtgccacatgtttgggcacctgaGCTTTacttgccccaccaaggagcaacctccccctctggtctggggtgggaatacagctgggaaaccggcactggctttgtttgtgggtgggtcagctggtACTCAACAAAGTGTCAcaaagggagacagtttggccatggaacttaaggacactggaacttgtggagcaGCAATTGTTTGGGAAAGTAACATAGctatctgggatacaaaatttcacatggggagTGTCACGGATACCacacagctaaggctaccccccacccccctcctttggaaaccgggggttttggacacccctaaccccataacttcaacggactgtaactccggtccccagtaacgaataatgctgatttttggactgtgaaatctggggaccgagagctttaaaatgaagtGCAGCCGCTCCATCAGGATcatcccgaaaccgccacccctaggtattgagattatgtgggactgtggctcctatggaggcgccggtcattctggaggggcgggaatggcgggaaaattgtgggattgtcatttgtgttatcaagatgagctgtgtgtataaaaggagtgtatgttttacaataaagtcgGTTCCTGTTTAACATGAAtgctagttatttgggtttgctccaactaaaatcactttcctgagctacatagcagcctgttccaggcagaggaaggacacgctggaagagctacctagtttgggtagctggagtctgccacagggtgggaccctgagtactggtgctgtcaggcatcaggggtggctacaggctgtggtcacttgccagctacatagctgcagtccgcagggaggaagcaggaccccttttggcggagctacccagtcggggtagccgaggTATCCGTCACAGGGAGAGAGGttactggagaacccctggggttgatataaaggctcagtttgcatcaattccaaattaaactgtaaTGTTTTCACTTTAGTTTAACTTGcttttgtatatattaattttctttaagttaaagggacactgtacccaaaaaatttctttcgtgattcagattgagcatgaaactttaagcaactttctaatttactcctattatcaaattttcttctttctcttggtatctttatttgaaatgcaagaatgtaagtttagatgccggcccatttttggtgaacaacctgggttgtcctagctgattggtggataaattcatccaccaataaaaaagtgctgtccagagtactgaaacaaaaaaaaagcttagatgccttctttttcaaataatgatagcaagagaacgaagaaaaattgataataggagtaaattagaaagttgcttaaaattgcatgctctttctgaattaca
This genomic window contains:
- the VANGL2 gene encoding vang-like protein 2 → MDNESQYSGYSYKSGHSRSSRKHRDRRDRHRSKSREGSRTDKSVTIQAPGEPLLDNESTRGEERDDNWGETTTVVTGTSEHSISHDDITRITKDMEDSANLDCSRHLGVIIGGALALLSFLTPIAFMLLPQILWRNSLEPCGTACEGLFISVAFKLLILLLGSWALFFRRPKAFFPRVFVFRALLMVLVFLLVVSYWLFYGVRILEPEEKNYQGIVQFAVSLVDALLFVHYLAVVLLELRQLQPQFTIKVVRSTDGASRFYNIGHLSIQRVAVWILENYYHDFPVYNPALLNLPKSILSKKMSGFKVYSLGEENTTNNSTGQSRAVIAAAARRRDNSHNEYYYEEAEHERRVRKRKARLVVAVEEAFTHIKRLQEEDQKNPREIMDPREAAQAIFASMARAMQKYLRTTKQQPYHTMESILHHLEFCITHDMTPKAFLERYLGPGPTIQYHKDRWLAKQWTLVSEEPVTNGLKDGVVFVLKRQDFSLVVSTKKIPFFKLSEEFVDPKSHKFVMRLQSETSV